From the genome of Marinobacter antarcticus, one region includes:
- a CDS encoding ATP-binding protein codes for MSKYTNAGTPLSHKLLLLGALPAIVMFITLIGFFTSARLEDARRDLSDSNQLLADSLASSLEYAVVSGNTLALQEILSQSIRYSKADWIRVTDVVGEQIGLVAHNNTETLELPGEFKVYEAEILQKPLAFETDRKTQWFEPEYGYGSGALRVGTVQVGVSDNVLEARRQDILWTSVAVGFSVLLLTILVIKHSLSSILSPIHQVSGRISRLIERDYRTTRIDIRRNSRDVITIEQQLNELAERLGALRASREQTLAASELAREKAEIASNTKSEFLATMSHELRTPLNGVLGMIDLTQEEALSPRQKDYLQTARQSTEDLLTVISDILDYSHMDRGAIILEQQVFDLRTLITNCVASFRHVAEKQGLALTLNFCGDWPEVPQVTGDAPRLRQILACLLDNAIKFTNEGFVNVRAGCFGVEDGFIILNCSVSDSGTGIPHEHLTDIFSSFEQLDAGDARGLGGSGIGLSLVQRLVELLGGHIQVETDSGKGSSFRFELPLELASQAEIPETPETTEQAEGTLSKRALVVEDNPVNKRIAVALLDRLGFYTDAVTSGKKALNKVRTSDPGYDVILMDCQMPRMDGYETTRYIREWEVDNGLGRTPVIALTADALPGTEHNCLESGMDDYLSKPVRKENLREVLARWVSLTTD; via the coding sequence ATGAGTAAGTACACTAACGCCGGCACGCCGCTTTCCCACAAGCTCTTGCTGCTGGGCGCATTGCCCGCCATTGTAATGTTTATAACCCTGATCGGATTCTTTACCTCTGCGCGGCTGGAAGATGCCAGACGTGATCTTTCTGACAGTAACCAATTGTTGGCTGACAGCCTGGCATCTTCTCTCGAGTATGCCGTTGTATCCGGAAACACGCTGGCGCTGCAGGAAATTCTTTCTCAGTCCATCCGGTACAGCAAGGCGGACTGGATTCGCGTAACCGACGTGGTCGGCGAGCAGATTGGCCTGGTGGCGCATAACAATACCGAAACGCTTGAACTGCCGGGTGAGTTTAAGGTTTATGAAGCCGAGATTCTTCAAAAGCCACTGGCGTTTGAGACAGACAGGAAAACCCAATGGTTCGAGCCGGAATATGGATACGGATCAGGTGCACTGCGAGTCGGCACTGTTCAGGTGGGTGTCAGCGATAACGTTCTGGAGGCACGTCGCCAGGATATACTCTGGACGTCTGTTGCAGTCGGGTTTTCGGTGCTGCTGCTTACTATTCTGGTGATCAAGCACTCGCTTAGCTCAATCCTTTCGCCTATCCACCAGGTTTCCGGGCGCATCAGTCGTCTGATTGAGCGAGACTACCGGACTACCAGGATAGACATACGGCGTAACTCCCGGGACGTTATCACCATTGAGCAACAGCTCAACGAATTGGCAGAGCGCCTCGGCGCTCTGCGAGCATCACGAGAGCAAACACTCGCCGCCTCGGAGCTTGCCAGAGAAAAGGCGGAGATCGCAAGCAATACCAAATCCGAGTTTCTGGCAACCATGAGCCATGAGTTGCGCACACCTCTCAACGGTGTACTAGGCATGATTGACCTGACCCAGGAGGAAGCGCTTAGCCCCAGACAAAAGGATTATTTGCAAACCGCCCGACAATCCACTGAAGATCTTCTGACAGTCATAAGCGATATTCTTGACTATTCCCATATGGATAGAGGCGCGATCATCCTCGAACAGCAAGTGTTCGATCTGCGAACCCTCATCACAAATTGCGTTGCGTCATTCCGTCATGTCGCCGAAAAACAGGGACTGGCGCTGACGCTCAATTTTTGCGGCGACTGGCCAGAAGTGCCCCAGGTAACAGGAGACGCGCCGAGGCTTCGGCAGATTCTTGCCTGCCTGCTCGATAACGCGATCAAATTCACCAATGAGGGCTTTGTAAACGTTCGGGCAGGCTGCTTTGGCGTTGAAGATGGCTTCATTATTCTCAACTGTTCCGTAAGTGATTCAGGGACCGGAATCCCCCATGAACACCTCACGGACATCTTCAGCTCGTTCGAACAACTGGATGCTGGCGATGCGAGGGGCCTTGGCGGTTCGGGTATCGGGCTGTCTCTGGTGCAGCGTCTGGTTGAACTTCTTGGAGGACACATTCAGGTAGAAACAGACTCAGGCAAAGGCTCTTCATTCCGCTTTGAGCTGCCTCTGGAGCTGGCATCTCAGGCAGAAATACCTGAGACACCTGAAACAACGGAACAAGCCGAAGGCACCCTCTCTAAGAGGGCTCTGGTTGTTGAAGATAACCCGGTAAATAAGCGCATTGCAGTCGCGTTGTTAGACCGCCTTGGTTTTTACACGGACGCTGTCACAAGCGGCAAAAAAGCGCTGAACAAAGTGCGCACCAGCGATCCGGGTTATGACGTGATTCTTATGGATTGCCAGATGCCGCGAATGGATGGCTATGAAACAACACGTTATATCCGTGAGTGGGAAGTTGACAACGGCCTGGGCAGAACGCCTGTCATCGCCCTTACCGCCGATGCACTGCCCGGTACAGAGCACAACTGCCTTGAAAGTGGCATGGATGACTACCTGTCCAAACCAGTGCGAAAGGAAAATCTGCGGGAGGTTTTGGCGCGCTGGGTCAGTCTGACGACAGACTGA
- a CDS encoding ABC transporter substrate-binding protein: MTENVVLFWRWAAATLLQTLIVTAILVGTASAQAQDNDHAPVYLAGSGNVTLDQHIKSLLEKYLGSQRDLILVSDKQAALIDNAPIVTIGPGAFSRIRQANRNAPVLALLAAQDFLDGFANRSPGQISGVYYDIPLLRQALIGKAILPQAVRIALIATTSSAELYDALIDQLPQYGLEARLFIVDDDKQLIPTLTRALSYGDFLLAAPDNTIYNPRTIKHVLLTAYRRNRIVIGPSQAYVKAGALASGYAPFPVMAEMAARYLQEFFETGTFPQPDYPASFRVEINQQVARSLNIPLASREQIAKAVESKLENRGEQGDE; encoded by the coding sequence ATGACAGAAAACGTCGTTTTATTTTGGAGGTGGGCTGCAGCCACACTCCTTCAGACTCTGATAGTAACGGCAATACTTGTCGGTACAGCGTCTGCGCAGGCACAGGATAATGATCATGCACCTGTTTATCTGGCAGGCTCGGGTAATGTCACTCTGGACCAGCATATAAAAAGCCTTCTTGAGAAATACCTCGGCAGCCAACGGGACCTGATTCTGGTTTCGGATAAACAAGCAGCGCTGATAGACAATGCCCCCATTGTAACGATCGGCCCCGGCGCATTTTCCCGCATTCGTCAGGCGAATCGCAACGCCCCAGTGCTTGCACTGCTGGCAGCTCAGGATTTTCTTGACGGTTTTGCAAACCGGTCACCGGGGCAAATTTCCGGAGTCTATTACGACATTCCGTTGCTCCGGCAAGCATTGATCGGAAAAGCTATTCTTCCACAGGCTGTCCGGATCGCACTGATTGCAACCACAAGTTCTGCTGAACTTTACGACGCCCTCATTGATCAGCTGCCCCAGTACGGCCTTGAGGCCCGACTATTCATCGTGGACGATGACAAACAACTCATACCGACACTCACCCGGGCGTTGAGTTACGGCGATTTTCTGCTGGCCGCACCAGACAACACCATATACAACCCCAGAACTATAAAACACGTTCTTCTGACCGCTTATCGCAGAAACAGGATCGTCATCGGCCCAAGCCAGGCCTATGTCAAAGCCGGTGCTCTGGCATCCGGCTATGCACCCTTCCCGGTCATGGCCGAGATGGCAGCCAGATATCTGCAGGAATTCTTTGAAACCGGAACATTCCCGCAACCGGATTATCCCGCCAGCTTTCGGGTAGAGATCAACCAACAGGTCGCCCGATCCCTCAATATTCCTCTGGCATCAAGGGAACAGATCGCCAAAGCCGTTGAATCGAAGTTAGAAAATAGAGGGGAGCAAGGCGATGAGTAA
- a CDS encoding TonB-dependent receptor plug domain-containing protein, translated as MLLSPAPAAAQSLSDEPDQVGFYGFNDEIPEVLTTTRLRQPKTRVPGTTTVIDGEMIRDLGIMSLVEIFRLVPGMVVGEVGSSTPVTTYHGTVHYEQRRMQVLVDGRTAHRATLSDMDWQTMPVPLELIERVEVSRGPNSAAYGINAFLGTINFITRNPADTPGTEVRVVRGSRNYVRTFASVGDVSESYDWRLAFEKRKFGGFDYQIEDRERVPFNDGHDINVFNYDSRLKVNSGFNADIRVGVVDGINEEDVYKNGELGATGNPDIDVRDYYLQTQLNFTTSRTHFFHVQVNFENFDRRQRWPIEVPESVVNCLANGADVFDDANNCFQSGGTPLTANVNSDSEDSRLEFELQDTLLFSDNLKLVTGLGYRKDTYRSETFFNGRGNDYQSRVFGNLEYTPINWLTLNGGGNWEHTTTTNEGYFSPRLAANFTLGNNHALRFVYSKAVRTPDGFEQNPDYGFTLRDVRPTQYASFEGYRVENTLVTRGGKLEEENIISREISYFGQFPMDRGQLSLEVRVFKDKMRDMISGIIGFEDWTIDNNVDIDQKGFEVEAAMEYPGTTFRVSYGYLDQDDWYNGPEISSDDAINKDEKQYKVDLLGRLSARHSGSIALIQNLPFGLKGSTAFYWADQLKESRFERLDLRLAKSIFQPRYTAEFAVTMQHYMNTDPDMSIDNNIEDQNQLFLEAGIRF; from the coding sequence ATGCTGCTTAGCCCAGCGCCGGCCGCTGCCCAGTCGCTCTCCGACGAACCTGATCAGGTTGGCTTCTACGGATTCAACGACGAGATACCAGAAGTACTCACGACCACCCGACTGCGTCAGCCTAAAACAAGGGTTCCCGGAACGACCACGGTTATCGATGGCGAGATGATTCGTGATCTGGGCATTATGAGCCTGGTGGAGATATTTCGTCTGGTTCCGGGCATGGTGGTGGGAGAGGTAGGCAGCAGCACGCCGGTCACAACCTATCACGGCACAGTGCACTATGAACAACGGCGCATGCAGGTACTGGTCGATGGCCGGACCGCGCACCGCGCCACCCTCTCTGATATGGACTGGCAAACCATGCCAGTCCCGCTCGAACTCATTGAAAGAGTCGAGGTAAGCCGGGGACCGAATTCAGCGGCCTATGGCATTAATGCCTTTCTGGGAACAATCAACTTCATTACCCGCAACCCGGCAGACACACCTGGTACAGAGGTTCGCGTTGTTCGCGGTTCCAGAAACTACGTCCGCACCTTTGCTTCCGTTGGCGATGTCAGCGAAAGCTACGACTGGCGGTTAGCGTTCGAAAAGCGCAAATTCGGCGGTTTTGATTATCAGATTGAGGATCGGGAGCGGGTACCTTTTAACGACGGCCATGACATCAACGTTTTTAACTATGACTCCCGCCTGAAGGTGAACTCCGGTTTTAACGCAGATATTCGCGTTGGCGTCGTTGATGGAATAAACGAAGAAGATGTTTATAAAAATGGCGAACTCGGTGCTACTGGCAACCCGGACATTGACGTGCGGGACTATTATCTCCAGACACAGCTTAACTTCACGACATCGAGAACCCATTTTTTCCACGTCCAGGTGAACTTCGAGAACTTCGATCGCAGACAGCGCTGGCCCATAGAAGTACCCGAATCAGTCGTAAATTGCCTCGCCAACGGTGCCGATGTATTTGACGACGCTAATAACTGCTTTCAATCAGGCGGTACCCCACTAACCGCCAATGTAAACTCAGACTCCGAAGACTCCAGGCTGGAATTCGAGCTTCAGGATACGTTGTTATTCAGTGATAACCTGAAGCTCGTCACCGGGCTGGGCTACCGCAAAGACACCTATCGCTCTGAGACGTTTTTCAACGGACGGGGAAACGACTATCAGTCGCGGGTATTTGGCAATCTGGAGTACACCCCTATCAACTGGCTTACCTTGAATGGTGGCGGTAACTGGGAGCATACGACAACCACCAATGAGGGCTATTTCTCACCTCGGCTTGCGGCAAATTTCACGCTTGGAAACAACCACGCGCTAAGGTTCGTGTATTCGAAAGCCGTGCGCACACCGGACGGTTTTGAGCAAAACCCGGATTACGGGTTTACATTGAGAGATGTCCGGCCGACACAATACGCTTCGTTCGAAGGCTATCGGGTAGAAAATACTCTCGTTACCCGGGGCGGAAAACTTGAAGAAGAGAACATTATATCGAGAGAGATCAGTTACTTCGGGCAGTTTCCTATGGATCGAGGTCAACTCTCTCTGGAAGTCAGGGTATTCAAGGACAAAATGCGAGATATGATTAGCGGTATCATCGGTTTTGAAGACTGGACGATCGACAATAACGTTGATATCGACCAGAAAGGCTTTGAAGTTGAAGCTGCCATGGAGTACCCCGGAACAACATTCAGAGTCAGCTACGGCTATCTTGACCAGGATGACTGGTACAACGGTCCGGAAATTTCTTCTGACGATGCTATCAACAAGGATGAAAAGCAGTACAAGGTAGACCTTCTGGGACGACTCTCGGCAAGGCACTCCGGTAGTATCGCATTAATTCAGAACTTACCGTTTGGCCTGAAAGGCTCCACCGCCTTTTACTGGGCAGATCAACTCAAGGAGTCCCGGTTTGAGCGCCTCGACCTTCGTCTGGCAAAATCTATTTTTCAGCCTCGTTATACGGCGGAGTTTGCTGTGACTATGCAGCATTACATGAATACAGATCCGGATATGAGCATTGATAATAATATCGAGGATCAAAATCAGCTCTTTCTGGAAGCAGGTATCCGCTTCTGA
- a CDS encoding bile acid:sodium symporter family protein encodes MKFRPDTFTVLLLGAIVLASFLPATGAAGNLLASAGTVAVALLFFFHGAALSREQIVAGASHWRLHILITALTFVFFPLVVLPINGISSFAPSWMPADLGLGFLYLGVLPSAVSSSIAYTAIARGNVPAAICSAAASNVFGMMLTPFLLLLLVSSAGSGDFAVGEALKDIVLQLLLPFAVGHAMRPILGGYLARNEGLMARYDKCVIWLIVYSAFSHSVASGLWQNLPVKAIVLTILLCIGLLALFMFFARFLVRRFGFSLEDEAAVVFCGSKKSLASGLPMAKVLFSGHPGFGMIVLPIMCYNQVQVILGAILAQKYREQIAESKSTETEAQ; translated from the coding sequence ATGAAGTTCAGGCCAGACACCTTTACTGTTCTGCTACTTGGCGCAATTGTCCTGGCTTCATTTCTGCCAGCTACAGGCGCTGCCGGAAATTTGCTGGCAAGTGCCGGAACTGTAGCCGTCGCCCTGCTCTTCTTCTTCCATGGCGCAGCGTTATCGCGGGAACAGATCGTTGCGGGTGCATCGCACTGGCGGTTGCACATACTGATCACTGCACTAACGTTCGTGTTCTTCCCCCTCGTAGTGCTCCCCATTAACGGCATAAGCAGCTTTGCCCCATCGTGGATGCCGGCAGACCTGGGGCTTGGCTTTCTGTACCTGGGGGTATTGCCCTCCGCCGTTTCCTCATCCATTGCCTATACCGCTATAGCCAGAGGTAATGTACCCGCGGCTATCTGCAGTGCCGCTGCATCCAATGTGTTTGGCATGATGCTGACGCCCTTCCTGCTATTATTGCTCGTCAGTTCTGCAGGAAGCGGAGATTTTGCAGTGGGCGAAGCCCTGAAAGATATCGTCTTGCAGCTGCTGCTGCCGTTTGCGGTCGGCCACGCCATGCGCCCCATTCTGGGAGGCTACCTGGCACGCAACGAAGGCCTTATGGCGCGGTACGATAAATGTGTTATCTGGCTTATCGTGTACTCTGCTTTCTCACATTCTGTGGCAAGCGGTCTCTGGCAAAATCTGCCGGTGAAAGCCATTGTTCTCACAATACTGCTATGTATCGGGCTACTGGCATTGTTTATGTTTTTCGCGAGGTTTCTGGTGCGGCGGTTCGGGTTCAGTCTCGAAGACGAAGCAGCGGTTGTTTTCTGCGGCTCTAAAAAGAGCCTGGCTTCCGGATTGCCCATGGCAAAAGTGCTGTTTTCCGGGCACCCCGGGTTCGGCATGATTGTTTTACCAATTATGTGCTACAACCAGGTTCAAGTAATTCTCGGCGCCATTCTGGCCCAGAAATACCGGGAACAAATCGCTGAGTCCAAATCTACAGAAACAGAAGCGCAGTGA
- a CDS encoding FadR/GntR family transcriptional regulator, producing MLKKIQKGSLVETAIESLRHAIETEQWLVGDKLPVESDLSEALGVSRNTVREAVRVLAHVGMLETRQGDGTYVRATRDAGETLKRIARTQLTDQLEVRIMLETEAAKLAAQRRTEQDLRSMTMALDARGKADANLEARIHHDEAFHHALVAASHNSALAELYDYFSHAITQTIERTENDADLPEPSQEDHELLLAAVRRQDSVKAEKLAQNLLAPSLKALRK from the coding sequence ATGCTGAAAAAAATCCAGAAAGGCTCTCTGGTGGAAACCGCGATAGAAAGCCTGAGACACGCCATAGAAACAGAACAGTGGCTGGTGGGCGACAAACTGCCTGTGGAATCGGATCTCTCCGAGGCTTTGGGAGTGAGCAGGAACACCGTACGAGAAGCCGTGCGAGTACTGGCCCACGTGGGAATGCTGGAAACCCGGCAAGGAGACGGCACCTATGTAAGAGCGACCCGCGATGCGGGGGAAACCCTCAAGCGCATCGCCCGTACCCAGCTCACAGACCAGCTGGAAGTCCGGATCATGCTGGAAACGGAAGCGGCAAAGCTGGCGGCACAACGGCGCACCGAACAGGACCTCCGGTCTATGACCATGGCACTTGATGCAAGGGGGAAAGCCGATGCCAACCTCGAGGCTCGTATTCATCACGATGAGGCGTTTCATCACGCGCTGGTAGCCGCATCCCACAACTCGGCACTGGCGGAGCTTTACGATTACTTCTCCCACGCCATCACGCAGACGATTGAACGCACAGAAAATGACGCAGACTTACCGGAGCCCTCTCAGGAAGACCACGAACTGCTTCTGGCCGCCGTGCGTCGTCAGGATTCGGTAAAAGCCGAAAAGCTTGCCCAAAACCTTCTTGCGCCCAGCCTTAAGGCTCTTCGGAAGTGA
- a CDS encoding flavin-containing monooxygenase has product MTQQNNVTQPSIIIIGTGFGGLGMAIQLKKAGFGNVTLLEKAGRVGGTWRDNTYPGAACDVQSHFYSYSFEPKHDWSRKFGLQHELLGYMEHCVEKYDLGEQIRFKCEVADAVFDDVRNLWTLRLTDGETLEAQVVITATGQLNQPAWPNIEGMSDFEGACFHSARWNHDYDLKDKRVAVIGTGASAIQFVPEVANKVNSLALFQRSAAWVLPKPDRPFKNWEQALFKAIPAWDRLYRYLIYWKNESRGLAFTRFHRLLDIFAWQAKKEARKHVTDPEKLKHIIPDYQIGCKRILISNDWYPAINQPNLDLVTDPIEKIDSTGVQTLSGRHYPVDAIILGTGFRASEFLSPIRVTGRGGVTLNEAWQDGAVAFKGITVSSFPNLFMLYGPNTNLAHNSILYMLESQFQYVLGCLEALQMHPGKAMDVRKDRLEQYSSVVQEGLEGSVWSSGCSSWYLDANGKNTLNWPGFTFSYRFSTRHVDTADYQFLDPAG; this is encoded by the coding sequence ATGACTCAGCAAAACAACGTTACGCAGCCATCGATCATCATAATCGGAACGGGATTTGGCGGCCTCGGCATGGCGATTCAGCTAAAAAAAGCCGGCTTCGGGAATGTCACGTTGCTGGAAAAAGCTGGCCGCGTTGGCGGTACCTGGCGAGACAACACGTACCCCGGCGCAGCCTGTGATGTTCAGTCACACTTTTACTCCTATTCTTTCGAGCCGAAACACGACTGGTCCCGAAAATTCGGTCTGCAGCATGAACTGCTCGGCTATATGGAGCACTGTGTTGAAAAATATGACCTCGGCGAACAGATTCGCTTTAAATGCGAAGTCGCTGACGCCGTGTTTGACGACGTCCGCAACCTCTGGACGCTAAGGCTTACCGACGGTGAAACGCTGGAAGCGCAAGTGGTCATAACGGCAACCGGCCAACTGAACCAGCCTGCGTGGCCCAATATCGAGGGCATGAGCGATTTCGAAGGTGCCTGCTTTCACTCGGCCCGCTGGAACCATGATTACGACCTCAAGGACAAGCGCGTTGCGGTTATCGGCACCGGAGCAAGCGCTATCCAGTTTGTCCCTGAAGTTGCCAACAAGGTTAACTCTCTCGCCCTGTTTCAGCGCTCGGCCGCCTGGGTTCTGCCAAAGCCAGACCGGCCGTTCAAAAACTGGGAGCAAGCCCTGTTCAAGGCCATTCCCGCTTGGGACCGGCTGTACCGCTATCTGATTTACTGGAAGAACGAAAGTCGGGGGCTGGCATTCACGCGCTTCCATCGCTTGCTGGACATCTTTGCGTGGCAAGCAAAGAAGGAAGCCAGAAAACACGTCACTGATCCGGAAAAACTCAAGCACATCATTCCGGATTATCAGATTGGCTGTAAGCGAATTCTGATTTCCAACGATTGGTATCCGGCCATTAACCAGCCCAACCTGGATCTTGTCACGGACCCGATCGAAAAGATTGATAGCACCGGCGTTCAGACGCTATCCGGCAGGCATTACCCCGTTGACGCCATCATCCTTGGTACCGGCTTTCGTGCTTCGGAGTTTCTGTCACCGATTCGTGTAACCGGGCGTGGTGGTGTAACGCTGAACGAAGCCTGGCAGGATGGCGCTGTTGCATTCAAAGGGATTACGGTCTCCAGCTTCCCAAACCTGTTTATGCTCTACGGACCAAATACCAACCTGGCCCATAACTCGATTCTCTACATGCTGGAATCCCAGTTCCAGTATGTACTTGGCTGCCTGGAGGCCCTGCAAATGCACCCAGGCAAAGCCATGGATGTACGCAAAGATCGCCTGGAACAGTATTCCAGTGTTGTTCAGGAGGGACTTGAAGGCAGCGTGTGGAGCTCCGGGTGCTCCTCCTGGTACCTTGATGCCAACGGCAAAAACACACTGAACTGGCCTGGCTTTACCTTTTCGTACCGTTTTTCTACGCGCCATGTGGATACAGCGGACTATCAGTTCCTTGATCCTGCCGGGTAA
- a CDS encoding LysR family transcriptional regulator, translating into MKLNYHHLYYFWMVARTGHLTQAANALHISQSALSGQIRKLEASLGHDLFIREGRRLKLSEAGRMAFSYAEEIFRQGEELAAVFASGTQVNREVLRIGAVATLSRNFQEAFLHPLLGRENLEFSLQSSDIDELLRRLSAHRLDLILSNQPVRGDEANPWRSRLISKQPVSIIGPPESGQKVTFPDFLEGRSLIVPGADNNIRQAFDQLCEYHKVRPRLVAEVDDMAMMRLLARDSGHFAVLPPVVVRDELRNGDLFDYGALPGVYEEFYAISIRRQFESPALRELLSQPVEDFMMRPLN; encoded by the coding sequence ATGAAGCTTAACTACCACCATCTTTATTATTTCTGGATGGTTGCCCGCACAGGCCACCTCACCCAGGCAGCAAATGCACTGCATATTTCGCAATCAGCGCTGTCCGGACAGATACGCAAGTTGGAAGCTAGTCTTGGGCATGATCTGTTTATCCGAGAGGGCCGCCGCCTCAAGCTATCCGAGGCAGGAAGAATGGCGTTTTCCTACGCCGAAGAAATATTCCGTCAGGGAGAGGAGCTTGCTGCAGTATTTGCGTCCGGTACACAGGTAAACCGGGAGGTGCTGCGTATCGGAGCCGTGGCAACGCTATCCAGGAACTTTCAGGAAGCGTTCCTGCACCCGTTACTGGGGCGGGAAAATCTTGAGTTCAGCCTGCAAAGTAGTGATATTGACGAGCTACTAAGGCGCTTGTCCGCCCACAGGCTTGATCTGATTCTTTCCAATCAGCCAGTACGCGGTGATGAAGCCAACCCCTGGCGCTCCCGGCTGATCTCAAAACAGCCTGTAAGCATTATCGGGCCCCCGGAATCCGGCCAGAAAGTGACCTTTCCCGACTTTCTCGAGGGGCGCAGCCTGATCGTTCCTGGCGCTGACAATAATATCCGGCAAGCCTTTGACCAGCTGTGTGAATACCACAAAGTGCGCCCCAGGCTGGTTGCAGAAGTGGATGATATGGCCATGATGCGATTGCTCGCCCGGGATTCGGGGCACTTCGCCGTTTTACCTCCGGTGGTGGTGCGGGATGAGCTCAGAAACGGGGATCTTTTTGACTACGGAGCTCTGCCGGGAGTCTACGAGGAGTTCTATGCAATCAGTATCCGCCGCCAGTTCGAAAGCCCGGCCCTGCGCGAGCTGCTCTCACAGCCGGTCGAAGACTTTATGATGCGCCCCCTGAATTGA
- a CDS encoding NADH-quinone oxidoreductase subunit L — protein sequence MNDLALFLSTLFLLAWLAAPAALLTLAGFSAWTRNPLKLNHCWRLAEKLLVFSMGTTLLISAVLLFDLQSGSSNSSLAVPGRWFGLFPTGVAAWMAVMVGFVGWVILRFSERYLRGDPGRERFLPWFLLTIACVLILVMTNNLLVLAGAWVGVSISLHNLLTLYPERPQARMAAVQKFIVSRAGDALVVAGVVLLYIHHGTFYLPDMIQAQSAAPSSSLPLTLASVALALAAILKCAQIPFHGWLLRVMEAPTPVSALLHAGVINLGGFLWLRLFPVFEGFTAGHLILLTIGGLTAVIAVLTMMTQYSVKHALAWSTCAQMGFMLFEIGMGAYTLALLHLLAHSLYKAHSFLASGRTVKASAVGIFAQQRSSSGLLWALLTGGIAALILLQAPGLVESNLVFGALLVLAVSSAVIAVPAGATIASKTRIALLALLLVPAYGVLHALVGPAVPVHTNFDTPLVAYAIALALMITLVTVSGLILHGGRNRFTSNLWRHFSKGLYLELMLDRITHRLASEALNAPGMLKRIPHHPFTMEKRS from the coding sequence ATGAACGATCTCGCTTTGTTTTTATCAACACTGTTTCTGCTGGCCTGGCTGGCGGCACCTGCTGCTTTGTTGACGCTTGCTGGCTTCAGCGCCTGGACCCGCAACCCGCTGAAGTTGAACCACTGCTGGCGCCTGGCGGAAAAACTGCTGGTGTTCTCAATGGGTACCACGCTTTTGATTTCGGCAGTGCTCCTGTTTGATCTCCAGAGCGGCTCCTCTAACAGCTCGCTGGCCGTGCCTGGCCGCTGGTTTGGTCTTTTCCCCACCGGCGTGGCCGCCTGGATGGCGGTGATGGTGGGCTTTGTAGGCTGGGTGATTCTGCGTTTTTCGGAGCGTTACCTGCGTGGCGACCCCGGCCGTGAGCGTTTCCTGCCATGGTTTCTGCTGACGATAGCCTGTGTTCTGATTCTGGTTATGACCAACAACCTGCTGGTTCTGGCCGGTGCCTGGGTAGGAGTCAGTATTTCCCTGCATAATCTTTTAACTCTCTACCCTGAAAGACCGCAGGCGCGGATGGCAGCCGTGCAGAAGTTCATTGTCAGCCGGGCAGGGGATGCGCTCGTGGTCGCCGGTGTGGTTCTGCTGTATATCCATCACGGTACTTTCTATCTGCCGGATATGATCCAGGCACAAAGCGCTGCGCCATCGTCTTCACTCCCACTGACGCTTGCATCGGTAGCACTTGCTCTGGCTGCCATTCTCAAGTGCGCTCAAATTCCGTTTCACGGCTGGCTATTGCGAGTTATGGAAGCGCCGACTCCGGTATCTGCCCTGTTGCATGCGGGTGTCATCAACCTGGGTGGATTTCTCTGGCTGCGTCTTTTCCCGGTCTTTGAAGGCTTCACGGCCGGTCACCTTATTCTGCTGACCATTGGCGGGCTTACTGCGGTTATCGCGGTGCTCACCATGATGACCCAGTATTCAGTGAAGCACGCACTTGCTTGGTCTACTTGTGCGCAGATGGGCTTCATGCTTTTCGAGATCGGAATGGGGGCCTACACACTTGCACTGTTACACCTGTTGGCCCACTCACTCTATAAAGCGCATTCGTTTCTTGCCTCTGGCAGGACTGTCAAAGCGTCTGCGGTTGGTATCTTTGCCCAGCAGCGTTCTTCCTCGGGCCTGCTTTGGGCGCTTTTGACCGGTGGTATCGCAGCACTCATCCTGTTGCAGGCTCCCGGCCTGGTTGAGAGTAACCTGGTGTTTGGTGCATTACTGGTGCTTGCGGTCTCAAGCGCGGTGATTGCAGTGCCGGCGGGCGCGACGATTGCATCAAAAACCCGCATTGCCTTGCTTGCCCTGCTTCTGGTTCCCGCTTATGGCGTGCTGCATGCTCTGGTCGGGCCGGCGGTGCCTGTGCACACAAACTTCGATACACCTCTGGTCGCTTATGCTATCGCGCTGGCGCTCATGATTACGCTGGTCACGGTCTCAGGGCTGATCTTGCACGGTGGTCGTAACCGGTTTACGAGCAACCTGTGGCGTCACTTCAGCAAGGGGCTTTACCTTGAACTGATGCTTGACCGGATTACCCACCGCCTGGCGTCTGAAGCACTGAACGCCCCTGGCATGCTCAAGAGAATTCCCCATCATCCGTTCACCATGGAGAAGAGATCATGA